One stretch of Parafrankia irregularis DNA includes these proteins:
- a CDS encoding DUF3159 domain-containing protein, whose protein sequence is MPPALPSDSSQSRPEPEQADLGAARGPHAGSTELMGGPFARVARAAAAGDRSRAKGGDRANGGDRDDSGEGADGAEPVLSLADAIGGPRGIIDSAIPTVAFVTVNAESGLTAGIIVAIAAAVGLVVLRLVRHEPLQQAFSGLFAVGFAAFIASRTGHAEGFFLPSIAKNAVCSVAGLVSVLVGRPIGGYVMAGFDKRYADWRENPAVRRAAVWATLVWIAVFGVRFVVQGLLYLAGETGWLAAANIALGLPLFGVAVLATFAIVRRLAPPADDVPEAAAESGQPAQGMAQVAVPDERASASRPD, encoded by the coding sequence ATGCCACCAGCTCTCCCGTCGGATTCCTCCCAGTCGCGCCCGGAGCCGGAGCAGGCTGACCTCGGTGCGGCGAGGGGCCCGCACGCGGGCTCCACGGAGCTGATGGGCGGTCCGTTCGCCCGGGTCGCCCGTGCCGCAGCCGCGGGGGACCGGAGCAGGGCCAAGGGTGGCGACAGGGCCAATGGCGGCGACAGAGACGACAGCGGCGAGGGCGCCGACGGCGCGGAGCCGGTACTGAGCCTCGCCGACGCCATCGGTGGGCCGCGCGGGATCATCGACAGCGCGATTCCGACGGTCGCCTTCGTCACGGTGAACGCCGAGAGCGGGCTGACCGCGGGGATCATCGTCGCCATCGCGGCCGCCGTGGGGCTGGTCGTCCTGCGGCTCGTTCGGCACGAGCCGCTTCAGCAGGCGTTCTCCGGGCTCTTCGCGGTCGGGTTCGCCGCCTTCATCGCCTCCCGGACCGGGCACGCGGAGGGCTTCTTCCTGCCCTCGATCGCCAAGAACGCCGTCTGCTCCGTCGCGGGGCTCGTCTCCGTGCTGGTGGGCCGGCCGATCGGCGGGTACGTGATGGCCGGCTTCGACAAGCGCTATGCCGACTGGCGGGAGAATCCGGCCGTCCGACGGGCGGCGGTGTGGGCCACGCTGGTCTGGATCGCCGTGTTCGGGGTGCGGTTCGTCGTGCAGGGCCTGCTGTACCTCGCCGGTGAGACCGGTTGGCTCGCGGCGGCGAACATCGCGCTGGGCCTGCCGCTGTTCGGAGTCGCCGTGCTGGCGACCTTCGCGATCGTGCGGCGTCTCGCGCCGCCCGCGGACGACGTCCCGGAGGCGGCCGCCGAGTCGGGGCAGCCTGCCCAGGGGATGGCGCAGGTGGCCGTTCCTGACGAGCGGGCCTCCGCCTCTCGCCCGGACTGA
- a CDS encoding OB-fold nucleic acid binding domain-containing protein, with protein sequence MGEGRGWLGRRFHRLTADNQELEDEDLQRASVAVGAEPMLACRDREEACVAGSIRSVTVRARSGGPSLEVDLYDGSGTVTLVFLGRKHIAGIEAGRSVKASGRVVVRDERTTIFNPRYELLPVSSTSA encoded by the coding sequence GTGGGCGAAGGGCGCGGCTGGTTGGGACGGCGGTTCCACCGGCTGACAGCGGACAATCAGGAGTTGGAGGACGAGGACCTGCAGCGGGCCTCGGTCGCCGTGGGAGCGGAGCCGATGCTTGCCTGCCGGGATCGGGAGGAGGCCTGCGTCGCCGGGTCGATACGCTCGGTCACCGTTCGGGCGCGTTCCGGGGGGCCAAGTCTGGAGGTCGACCTCTATGATGGATCCGGAACCGTGACCCTCGTGTTTCTCGGCCGCAAACATATCGCGGGCATCGAAGCCGGCCGGTCGGTCAAGGCATCCGGTCGAGTGGTCGTTCGTGACGAGCGGACCACGATCTTCAATCCGCGATACGAGTTGCTGCCGGTCTCGTCGACCAGCGCCTGA
- a CDS encoding DUF3710 domain-containing protein has product MFGRGRKASVEASADADAARGASQDVDRVGPFDAADAPQDDVHRLDLGALRIPTLRGVQMQFQVEEATGRPVTIIITDGRSAMEVAVFAAPKTTPLWDEVRAEILETLQAVGGAEGEGPFGPELRMRLPTNRPGETIPGRMIGIDGPRWFLRAVVTGPAGQDLSAGPLLDETLRRTVVVRGDEAMPVRDPLPLRLPKEVAESDGEPQETEQGATARPEMPGPGVRISETR; this is encoded by the coding sequence GTGTTCGGTCGCGGTCGTAAGGCTTCGGTCGAGGCCTCGGCGGATGCGGATGCGGCCCGCGGCGCCAGCCAGGACGTCGATCGGGTCGGGCCCTTCGATGCCGCTGACGCGCCGCAGGACGACGTGCACCGCCTGGACCTCGGCGCGTTGCGGATACCGACGCTGCGCGGCGTGCAGATGCAGTTCCAGGTGGAGGAGGCGACCGGCCGTCCAGTGACGATCATCATCACGGACGGGCGCAGCGCGATGGAGGTGGCGGTGTTCGCCGCCCCCAAGACGACACCCCTGTGGGACGAGGTCCGCGCGGAAATCCTGGAGACGCTGCAGGCGGTCGGTGGCGCGGAGGGGGAGGGCCCCTTCGGCCCGGAGCTGCGGATGCGCCTGCCCACGAACCGGCCCGGTGAGACCATCCCCGGGCGCATGATCGGTATCGACGGGCCCCGCTGGTTCCTCCGTGCGGTGGTGACCGGCCCCGCCGGGCAGGATCTCAGTGCGGGTCCCCTGCTGGACGAGACTCTCCGGCGAACTGTGGTGGTACGGGGCGATGAGGCCATGCCGGTCCGTGACCCGCTGCCGCTGCGGTTGCCGAAGGAGGTCGCGGAATCCGACGGCGAGCCCCAGGAGACGGAGCAGGGCGCGACTGCCCGGCCCGAGATGCCGGGCCCCGGCGTGCGGATCAGCGAGACGCGCTGA
- the dut gene encoding dUTP diphosphatase → MTATTPTPPTAPRSGEWPTGEPPPSSPASLEVLVHRLDPGLPLPTYAQPSDAGADLATTQDVTLAPGERAIVGTGLSIALPAGYAAFVHPRSGLAARHGLTVVNAPGTVDAGYRGEIKVNLINTDQSESITLRRGDRVAQLVIQRVEHAVFREVADLPESVRGTGGFGSTGGFGHSSDGGPRREDHGVRSRS, encoded by the coding sequence ATGACCGCGACCACCCCCACGCCGCCGACCGCCCCACGCTCGGGTGAGTGGCCGACCGGCGAGCCGCCTCCCTCGTCGCCAGCCTCTCTGGAGGTGCTGGTGCACAGGCTGGATCCGGGCCTGCCGCTTCCTACCTACGCCCAGCCGTCCGACGCCGGTGCCGACCTGGCGACCACGCAGGACGTCACGCTGGCGCCGGGAGAGCGGGCCATCGTCGGGACGGGGCTGTCGATCGCGCTGCCTGCGGGTTATGCGGCCTTCGTGCATCCCCGTAGCGGACTTGCCGCGCGTCATGGACTCACTGTGGTCAACGCCCCCGGTACTGTCGACGCCGGTTACCGTGGAGAAATCAAGGTGAATCTCATAAACACCGATCAGAGTGAGTCGATCACTCTACGTAGGGGTGATCGGGTGGCCCAGCTGGTGATCCAACGAGTGGAGCACGCGGTCTTCCGGGAGGTCGCCGACCTGCCCGAGTCCGTGCGCGGCACGGGCGGCTTCGGGTCGACCGGCGGGTTCGGCCACTCTTCCGACGGTGGACCGCGAAGGGAGGACCACGGTGTTCGGTCGCGGTCGTAA
- a CDS encoding DUF4235 domain-containing protein: MAGPASKMGWKVVGGAATALAGTAASRGASVAYRRVRKADPPKNPADPETAWSEAIVWAAVSGLAVGLGRLAAERTAARGWVRATGSLPPGMRPASTSSKTDV, from the coding sequence GTGGCCGGACCGGCGTCGAAGATGGGATGGAAGGTCGTTGGCGGGGCGGCGACCGCACTCGCCGGCACCGCGGCGAGCCGAGGGGCCAGCGTCGCGTATCGCAGGGTGCGCAAGGCCGACCCGCCGAAGAACCCGGCCGACCCGGAGACCGCCTGGTCCGAGGCGATCGTCTGGGCGGCGGTGTCCGGCCTCGCCGTGGGCCTTGGCCGGCTGGCCGCCGAGCGGACGGCGGCACGTGGCTGGGTCCGGGCGACGGGCTCGTTGCCACCCGGCATGCGCCCGGCGTCGACAAGCTCGAAGACGGACGTCTGA
- a CDS encoding gamma carbonic anhydrase family protein, with protein MAIYALGDLVPSIDPSAYVHPDATIIGNVSIGPESTVWPGVVMRGDHGRIIVGARTSIQDGTVIHTTALHPTTVGDDCVIGHVVHLEGCVIEDGSLVGSGSIVLHDARVRKGALVGAGAVVGNRVEVPEGAMALGVPAKIREGAASQEMIRMAAESYVENGRRFRKELRRID; from the coding sequence GTGGCCATCTACGCTTTGGGGGATCTCGTCCCCTCCATCGACCCGTCCGCCTACGTCCACCCCGACGCCACGATCATCGGGAACGTCTCGATCGGGCCGGAGTCGACCGTGTGGCCGGGTGTCGTGATGCGTGGCGACCATGGCCGGATCATCGTCGGGGCGCGGACGTCCATCCAGGACGGAACGGTCATCCACACGACCGCCCTGCACCCCACGACCGTCGGCGACGACTGCGTGATCGGGCACGTCGTGCATCTCGAGGGCTGTGTGATCGAGGACGGCTCGCTGGTCGGCTCGGGCTCGATCGTTCTGCACGACGCACGGGTCCGCAAGGGTGCGCTGGTCGGTGCGGGCGCGGTGGTGGGCAACCGGGTCGAGGTCCCGGAGGGTGCCATGGCGCTCGGCGTTCCGGCGAAGATCCGGGAGGGTGCCGCCTCCCAGGAGATGATCCGGATGGCGGCCGAGTCCTACGTCGAGAACGGCCGGCGCTTCCGCAAGGAGCTCCGCCGCATCGACTGA
- the valS gene encoding valine--tRNA ligase gives MVATDSTERPTRAVPAKPTLDGLEARWAQEWQERGTYSFDRSVPRERVYSVDTPPPTVSGSLHVGHVFSYTHTDLIARFQRMRGREVFYPMGFDDNGLPTERRVQNYYGVRCDPSLPYDPDFAPPAKPGKDQVPISRRNFVELCEKLTIEDEKGFEELWRRLGVSVDWSYTYATIDARSRAVAQRAFLRNLARGEAYLAEAPTLWDVTFRTAVAQAELEDRERPGAYHTIAFPRPGGEPVVIETTRPELLPACVALVAHPEDERYQPLFGQTVRTPLFDVEVPVVAHRLADPEKGSGIAMICTFGDLTDVTWWRELRLPARAVIGRDGRLIAEAPDAITSPAGREYYTQVAGKTIASGRVAIVEALRESGALLGEPRAISHPVKFYEKGDRPLEIVSTRQWYIRNGGRDDQLREQLRARGGELRWHPDYMRVRYENWVDGLNGDWLISRQRFFGVPFPVWYPLDEAGDPRYDEPIVAAESALPVDPSSDVPPGYTAEQRGVPGGFMADPDVMDTWATSSLTPLIASGWESDAALFNQVFPMNLRPQAHEIIRTWLFSTVLRSHAEFGALPWSDAAISGWILDPDRKKMSKSKGNVVTPMGLLEQHGSDAVRYWAASGRPGTDTAFDVGQMKTGRRLAIKILNASRFVLGLAEAGEADGAGGSGELPAPREVSGSGAAAVGGTPGVEAITEALDRALLAELAKVVATATESFDGYDYTRALEVTETFFWRFCDDYVELVKGRAYGAHGPAGAASAQATLSLALATLLTLFAPFLPFVTEEVWSWWQEGSVHRARWPEAERIRAAAGDGRPELLDAVGAALSAVRRAKSEAKVSMKAEVATARVGGPAQTVALVEQAAADLRSAGGIWELTLDATDGELTVDVVLVPTS, from the coding sequence GTGGTGGCAACGGACAGTACAGAACGGCCGACCCGTGCGGTCCCCGCGAAGCCGACCCTGGATGGGCTCGAGGCGCGCTGGGCGCAGGAGTGGCAGGAGCGCGGAACCTATTCGTTCGATCGATCGGTTCCCCGGGAGCGCGTCTACTCGGTGGACACCCCGCCCCCGACCGTAAGCGGTTCCCTGCACGTCGGCCACGTGTTCTCGTACACCCACACCGACCTGATCGCCCGCTTCCAGCGGATGCGCGGCCGTGAGGTCTTCTACCCGATGGGGTTCGACGACAACGGCCTGCCGACCGAGCGGCGGGTGCAGAACTACTACGGCGTGCGCTGCGATCCGTCGCTGCCGTACGACCCCGACTTCGCCCCGCCGGCCAAGCCGGGCAAGGACCAGGTCCCGATCTCGCGGCGCAACTTCGTCGAGCTGTGCGAGAAGCTGACGATCGAGGACGAGAAGGGCTTCGAGGAGCTCTGGCGCCGGCTCGGCGTGTCGGTGGACTGGTCGTACACCTACGCGACGATCGACGCCCGGTCGCGGGCCGTCGCGCAGCGCGCGTTCCTGCGCAACCTGGCCCGTGGCGAGGCCTACCTGGCCGAGGCCCCGACGCTGTGGGACGTCACCTTCCGCACCGCGGTCGCGCAGGCGGAGCTGGAGGACAGAGAGCGCCCTGGCGCGTACCACACCATCGCGTTCCCGCGGCCCGGCGGCGAGCCGGTGGTGATCGAGACGACCCGTCCGGAGCTGCTGCCGGCCTGCGTGGCGCTGGTGGCCCATCCCGAGGACGAGCGCTATCAGCCGCTGTTCGGGCAGACGGTCCGCACGCCGCTGTTCGACGTCGAGGTGCCGGTGGTGGCGCACCGGCTGGCGGATCCGGAGAAGGGCTCCGGTATCGCCATGATCTGTACCTTCGGTGACCTGACCGACGTCACCTGGTGGCGGGAGCTGCGGCTGCCCGCGCGCGCGGTGATCGGCCGCGACGGGCGGCTCATCGCCGAGGCGCCGGATGCCATCACCTCGCCGGCGGGCCGCGAGTACTACACCCAGGTCGCAGGCAAGACGATCGCCTCGGGCCGGGTGGCCATCGTCGAGGCGCTGCGGGAGTCCGGTGCCCTGCTCGGCGAGCCCCGGGCGATCAGCCACCCGGTCAAGTTCTACGAGAAGGGCGACCGGCCGCTGGAGATCGTCTCCACCCGCCAGTGGTACATCCGCAACGGCGGCCGGGACGATCAGCTGCGTGAGCAGCTGCGGGCGCGCGGCGGCGAGCTGCGCTGGCACCCGGACTACATGCGGGTGCGCTACGAGAACTGGGTCGACGGTCTCAACGGTGACTGGCTGATCAGCCGGCAGCGTTTCTTCGGCGTGCCCTTCCCGGTCTGGTACCCGTTGGACGAGGCGGGCGACCCGCGCTACGACGAGCCGATCGTGGCGGCCGAGTCCGCGCTGCCGGTGGACCCGTCCAGCGATGTCCCGCCCGGGTACACCGCCGAGCAGCGGGGGGTGCCGGGTGGCTTCATGGCCGACCCCGACGTCATGGACACCTGGGCCACGTCGTCACTGACCCCGCTCATCGCCAGCGGCTGGGAGAGCGACGCCGCCCTGTTCAACCAGGTGTTCCCGATGAACCTGCGGCCGCAGGCACACGAGATCATCCGGACCTGGCTGTTCTCGACCGTGCTGCGCAGCCACGCCGAGTTCGGCGCGCTGCCGTGGTCGGACGCCGCGATCTCCGGCTGGATCCTCGACCCGGACCGCAAGAAGATGTCGAAGTCCAAGGGCAACGTCGTCACCCCGATGGGCCTGCTGGAACAGCACGGTTCGGATGCCGTCCGGTACTGGGCGGCGTCGGGCCGGCCCGGCACGGACACGGCCTTCGACGTGGGCCAGATGAAGACCGGCCGACGCCTCGCCATCAAGATCCTCAACGCGAGCCGGTTCGTCCTGGGGCTGGCGGAGGCCGGGGAGGCCGACGGCGCGGGTGGTTCGGGCGAGCTGCCCGCCCCGCGGGAGGTCAGCGGCTCGGGCGCGGCGGCCGTCGGCGGCACTCCCGGCGTGGAGGCGATCACCGAGGCGCTGGACCGGGCGCTGCTCGCCGAGCTGGCGAAGGTCGTCGCGACCGCGACCGAGTCCTTCGACGGCTACGACTACACCCGGGCTCTCGAGGTCACCGAGACGTTCTTCTGGCGCTTCTGTGACGACTACGTCGAGCTGGTGAAGGGCCGGGCCTACGGTGCGCACGGGCCGGCAGGTGCCGCCTCCGCGCAGGCCACGCTTTCGCTCGCGCTGGCGACGCTGCTCACCCTGTTCGCGCCCTTCCTGCCGTTCGTCACCGAAGAGGTGTGGTCCTGGTGGCAGGAGGGTTCGGTGCACCGGGCCCGGTGGCCCGAGGCGGAGCGGATCCGCGCGGCGGCCGGTGACGGCCGTCCCGAGCTGCTGGACGCTGTCGGTGCGGCGCTGTCGGCGGTGCGCCGGGCCAAGTCCGAGGCGAAGGTCTCGATGAAGGCCGAGGTCGCGACCGCCCGGGTCGGCGGCCCGGCGCAGACCGTCGCACTGGTCGAGCAGGCGGCCGCGGACCTGCGCAGCGCCGGCGGGATCTGGGAGCTCACCCTGGACGCGACCGACGGCGAGCTGACCGTCGACGTCGTCCTGGTGCCGACGAGCTGA
- a CDS encoding inositol monophosphatase family protein — MGPVDSSPDITTPPAAAELLGLGLDVAREAGALLLAGREGTVEAEATKSSPTDIVTALDRASEALVSRRLREARPQDGLLGEEGSDTPGTSGVRWIVDPLDGTVNFLYRLPNWAVSIAAEVAGEVVAGVVHAPALGLTYTAVRGGGALRWTTAAATAHTSAGPGADAGAGTPGEADPEKLTGSTVTDLRGALVATGFGYTEQRRTAQVAVLTRVVPRVRDIRRMGAAALDLCAAAAGTVDAYYERGLHPWDHAAGALVASEAGLRVGGLDGRAPGEDLVVAAPPPLFDALTALLAEHPRADSD; from the coding sequence ATGGGGCCCGTGGACTCATCCCCCGACATCACCACACCGCCGGCCGCGGCCGAGCTGCTCGGTCTAGGCCTGGACGTCGCCCGGGAGGCCGGCGCGCTGCTGCTGGCCGGCCGAGAAGGAACTGTCGAGGCCGAGGCGACGAAGTCCTCCCCGACCGACATCGTGACCGCGTTGGACCGGGCGTCCGAGGCCCTCGTCTCCCGCCGGCTGCGCGAGGCGCGCCCGCAGGACGGGCTGCTCGGCGAGGAAGGCTCGGACACGCCCGGCACGAGCGGCGTCCGCTGGATCGTGGACCCCCTCGACGGGACGGTGAACTTCCTCTACCGGCTGCCCAACTGGGCGGTGTCGATCGCGGCCGAGGTCGCGGGCGAGGTGGTGGCGGGCGTCGTGCACGCCCCGGCGCTCGGGCTCACCTACACCGCCGTCCGCGGTGGCGGAGCCCTGCGCTGGACCACCGCCGCCGCCACCGCTCACACCAGCGCGGGTCCGGGTGCAGACGCCGGCGCGGGCACGCCCGGGGAGGCCGATCCCGAGAAGCTCACCGGCTCCACGGTGACGGACCTGCGCGGCGCGCTGGTCGCGACCGGTTTCGGCTACACCGAACAGCGCCGCACCGCGCAGGTCGCGGTGCTGACCCGGGTGGTGCCCAGGGTGCGCGACATCCGCCGGATGGGCGCGGCCGCGCTGGACCTCTGCGCCGCCGCGGCCGGCACCGTCGACGCCTACTACGAACGTGGCCTGCATCCCTGGGACCACGCCGCGGGTGCGCTGGTCGCGTCCGAGGCGGGCCTGCGGGTCGGTGGGCTCGACGGGCGTGCGCCAGGCGAGGACCTGGTCGTCGCCGCTCCCCCGCCGCTGTTCGACGCCCTCACCGCCCTGCTCGCCGAGCACCCCCGCGCCGACAGCGACTAG
- a CDS encoding choline/carnitine O-acyltransferase: protein MTVQTSQGPAANSAATAAAAAATGTFDHEDDLPRVPLPTLEDSCGRFLQWCAPLLSPEQLAATEAELARFRAPDGPGPRLHAELARYDVSDGVHSWLDEFWPARYLGRRDRIALNANFIFLFRAAAEAAGEGDGSTPATPATAAGPQLERAAGLIAAALDYKVRLDAERIPPLLRRGQPQSMVQNRYLFSTTRIPGLVQDTVRVPYSAEWPGPSDARHILVFHGGRMFRLDVLGPDGSPHTLDELTAGLAAVRAAGPAQASDETAVGHLTTKARAAWAESRAALLALDPANKAALDEVETALFCVCLEAVTPSDELAACDQLLHGSAAGRWYDKAVSLIVFPDGQAGINVEHCGLDGTTILSFVDELLAAPAAELSARSGARPHGQPAVRPVEFVLDDALRADIRAAAESFAAFGAGTDSVTLSFPDHGASRAKALRISPDAFVQMAYQLAHHRAKGFAGATYESIATRQWRYGRTEAMRVVTPEVLAFVATMNDPAADADARRAALRDAAAAHVRRAGECQRGEAPEQHLWELAFIQRRAGAELGVPEPSPLYETPGWLVMRDDYLSTSSAPSESIRYFGFGSTSGHCIGVAYVLLPDTLNIYLSTPRPAAAGMHAFADRLREALRELDELLAGDPAATG from the coding sequence ATGACCGTCCAGACGAGCCAGGGACCGGCCGCGAACAGCGCCGCCACAGCGGCCGCCGCCGCTGCCACTGGCACCTTCGACCATGAGGACGACCTGCCGCGCGTTCCGCTGCCCACCCTGGAGGACAGCTGCGGGCGGTTTCTCCAGTGGTGCGCCCCGCTGCTGTCCCCTGAGCAGCTCGCCGCGACCGAGGCCGAGCTGGCACGCTTCCGCGCGCCGGACGGCCCGGGCCCCCGGCTGCACGCCGAGCTCGCCCGCTACGACGTGAGCGACGGCGTGCACAGCTGGCTGGACGAGTTCTGGCCGGCGCGCTACCTCGGCCGCCGCGACCGGATCGCACTCAACGCCAACTTCATCTTCCTGTTCCGCGCTGCCGCCGAGGCCGCCGGCGAAGGTGACGGCTCGACCCCCGCCACTCCCGCCACCGCCGCGGGGCCGCAGCTGGAACGTGCCGCCGGCCTGATCGCGGCCGCGCTGGACTACAAGGTGCGCCTGGACGCGGAGCGGATCCCGCCGTTGCTGCGCCGCGGCCAGCCGCAGTCGATGGTGCAGAACCGGTACCTCTTCTCCACCACCCGCATCCCCGGCCTGGTGCAGGACACCGTCCGGGTGCCCTACAGCGCCGAGTGGCCGGGGCCGTCCGACGCCCGCCACATCCTGGTGTTCCACGGCGGCCGCATGTTCCGGCTGGACGTCCTCGGCCCGGACGGGTCGCCGCACACGCTCGACGAGCTGACCGCCGGCCTCGCCGCGGTGCGGGCGGCCGGTCCGGCGCAGGCGTCGGACGAGACCGCCGTCGGCCATCTGACGACCAAGGCCCGGGCCGCCTGGGCGGAAAGCCGCGCCGCGCTGCTCGCGCTCGACCCGGCGAACAAGGCCGCGCTCGACGAGGTCGAGACGGCGCTGTTCTGCGTGTGCCTCGAGGCCGTGACCCCGTCCGACGAGCTCGCCGCCTGCGATCAGCTGCTGCACGGCAGCGCCGCCGGCCGCTGGTACGACAAGGCCGTGTCGCTGATCGTTTTCCCGGACGGCCAGGCCGGCATCAACGTCGAGCACTGCGGGCTCGACGGCACCACGATCCTGAGCTTCGTCGACGAGCTGCTCGCCGCGCCCGCCGCCGAGCTGTCGGCCCGCTCCGGGGCCCGCCCACACGGGCAGCCGGCGGTGCGTCCGGTCGAGTTCGTGCTCGACGACGCGCTGCGCGCGGACATCCGGGCGGCGGCGGAGTCGTTCGCCGCGTTCGGCGCCGGCACCGACTCGGTGACGCTGTCGTTCCCGGACCACGGCGCGAGTCGGGCCAAGGCGTTGCGGATCTCCCCGGACGCGTTCGTGCAGATGGCCTACCAGCTCGCCCACCACCGGGCGAAGGGATTCGCCGGAGCGACCTACGAGTCGATCGCGACCAGGCAGTGGCGGTACGGACGCACCGAGGCGATGCGCGTTGTCACGCCGGAGGTCCTGGCCTTCGTGGCGACGATGAACGACCCGGCGGCCGACGCGGACGCCCGCCGCGCCGCGCTGCGCGACGCGGCGGCCGCGCATGTGCGCCGCGCCGGCGAGTGCCAGCGCGGCGAGGCGCCCGAGCAGCATCTGTGGGAGCTGGCGTTCATCCAGCGCCGGGCCGGTGCCGAGCTGGGCGTGCCCGAGCCGTCGCCGCTGTACGAGACGCCCGGCTGGCTGGTGATGCGGGACGACTATCTGAGCACCAGCTCCGCGCCGTCGGAGAGCATCCGGTACTTCGGTTTCGGCTCGACCAGCGGCCACTGCATCGGCGTCGCCTATGTGCTGCTGCCCGACACGCTGAACATCTACCTCAGCACGCCGCGGCCGGCCGCCGCCGGGATGCACGCGTTCGCCGACCGGCTCCGCGAGGCCCTGCGCGAGCTCGACGAACTGCTCGCCGGTGACCCCGCGGCAACCGGTTGA
- a CDS encoding class I SAM-dependent methyltransferase, whose translation MEFDATGKVSLEHVYTQPDPRAYFRTLRVLDYQIPQLAKPYFSKVVDECRETRPGRPLRVLDIGCSYGINGALLKLDVSMDELYDRYDGADVGRSRAELVARDRALARDRGGLHDVEVIGLDTSQPALAYAYEAGFLDGAVHADLETRDLTEPERALLADVDLVVSTGCLGYVTDRTLARIVAAVRDGGRRPLPWMAHFALRMFPFDPIAELLAGYGYQTEAVGRLFEQRRFVSPREQAQVLETLAGVGVDPAGLEADGWLYARLFVSRPPEPDPGVAAL comes from the coding sequence ATGGAATTCGACGCGACCGGAAAGGTCTCGCTCGAACACGTCTACACGCAGCCCGATCCGCGAGCCTATTTCCGTACGCTGCGGGTGCTGGATTATCAGATTCCGCAGCTTGCCAAGCCGTACTTCTCGAAGGTCGTCGACGAGTGCCGGGAGACCCGCCCCGGTCGGCCCCTGCGGGTGCTCGACATCGGCTGCTCCTACGGGATCAACGGGGCGCTGCTGAAGCTCGACGTCTCCATGGACGAGCTGTACGACCGGTACGACGGAGCCGACGTCGGGCGGTCCCGGGCGGAGCTGGTCGCCCGCGACCGGGCGCTGGCCCGCGACCGCGGCGGGCTGCACGACGTCGAGGTGATCGGCCTCGACACGTCCCAGCCGGCGCTCGCCTACGCGTACGAGGCAGGCTTTCTCGACGGCGCCGTGCACGCCGACCTGGAGACCCGGGACCTGACCGAGCCCGAGCGTGCCCTGCTCGCCGACGTCGATCTGGTCGTCTCCACCGGCTGCCTCGGCTATGTCACCGATCGCACGCTCGCCCGGATCGTCGCGGCTGTCCGTGACGGCGGCCGGCGCCCGTTGCCGTGGATGGCGCATTTCGCACTGCGGATGTTCCCGTTCGACCCGATCGCCGAGCTTCTCGCCGGGTACGGGTACCAGACGGAGGCGGTGGGCCGGCTGTTCGAGCAGCGCCGGTTCGTCTCCCCGCGGGAGCAGGCGCAGGTGCTGGAGACGCTCGCCGGGGTCGGGGTGGACCCGGCTGGCCTGGAGGCCGATGGCTGGCTGTACGCCCGCCTGTTCGTCTCACGTCCACCCGAACCGGACCCAGGCGTGGCCGCGCTATGA
- a CDS encoding HalD/BesD family halogenase, with translation MGGTAAVNVKATSPSAIEDVIDTDRYPVCSWPDGAAGELVGDVRRQLADTGCCVLPDFVRPSLHARLRDECVTLAPSAHYDAETVNVYNIDADAELPPGHPGRVGMLRGNAFVARDRIPAEHVIHRLYVSTAFRSFVAACFGLPAVHELADPLSGLCVNVVVPGQEHPWHFDTNEFTVSLLTQGADAGGVFEYCPGIRSAEAENFDDVSAVLAGGTEGERFVHRLDLRPGDLQLFLGRYSLHRVSRVGGATQRHSAIFAYSERPGVVGSVSRTRQLFGRVLPEHLAAARRAVRVDGLLD, from the coding sequence TGTGCTCGTGGCCCGACGGGGCCGCGGGTGAGCTTGTCGGGGACGTCCGCCGGCAGCTCGCGGATACCGGGTGCTGCGTGCTTCCGGATTTCGTCCGACCCAGCCTGCACGCGCGGCTGCGCGACGAGTGCGTGACGCTCGCCCCGTCGGCGCACTACGACGCTGAGACCGTCAACGTGTACAACATCGACGCCGACGCGGAGCTGCCGCCGGGGCATCCCGGCCGGGTCGGAATGCTGCGCGGCAACGCCTTCGTGGCCCGGGACCGGATCCCCGCCGAGCACGTCATCCACCGGCTCTACGTCAGCACCGCGTTCCGGTCGTTCGTCGCGGCCTGCTTCGGGCTGCCGGCCGTGCACGAGCTCGCCGACCCGCTTTCGGGACTGTGCGTAAACGTCGTCGTGCCTGGTCAGGAGCACCCCTGGCATTTCGACACGAACGAGTTCACCGTCAGCCTGCTCACCCAGGGTGCGGACGCCGGTGGGGTGTTCGAGTACTGCCCGGGAATCCGATCCGCCGAGGCGGAGAACTTCGACGACGTGTCCGCCGTTCTCGCCGGCGGAACCGAAGGGGAGCGTTTCGTCCACCGGCTGGACCTGCGGCCCGGCGATCTCCAGCTCTTCCTCGGGCGCTACTCGCTGCACCGGGTGAGCCGGGTCGGCGGCGCCACCCAGCGGCACAGCGCGATCTTCGCCTACAGCGAGCGACCCGGTGTGGTGGGCAGCGTGTCGCGCACGCGGCAGCTGTTCGGCCGGGTCCTGCCGGAGCACCTGGCGGCGGCACGCCGCGCCGTGCGGGTCGACGGACTGCTCGACTGA